The genome window GGCAGTTCTTCAAGCTTCATACTTCAGATACCGCAAATGATCTTCCCATTTCTTGAGCAAAACTTCCGGGAACGGCAGTTCCCCTTCAAGCTGCTTCAACACCTCATCTTTCGGAAATTGATGCAGCACAGCAAACCAATCGAGCAACTCACTGGTGCTAACCTTTTTCCCTGACTTGCCCTTCTCCATTTTCCGCCGCAATTCGGTAAAACGCTTCACTGCGGCTTCTACTACATCACGGGGGGATTCGGGAAAGTGAGCTTTGACAATCTTACTTAATTGTGAATAAGGAAATTCGATGTAATAAAACAGGCAACGCCGCAGAAACGCATCCGGTAAATCTTTTTCATCGTTGCTGGTAACGAACACAATGGGAGGGTAATTTGCTTTTACTTCTTTTCCCGTTTCCTCAATCGTGAATTTCTGCTCGTCAAGCTCCCGCAACAAATCGTTAGGGAAATCAATATCCGCCTTATCAATTTCATCAATCAGTACCACCGAGCGCTGTGGATTTTCAAACGCACGTCCCAACGGTCCCAGTTGGATATAATTGTCTAAATTATCAACCTTAGATTTGCTCTCTTCCCCCATCCGAACCAGTTGAGCATCGTGCAATCGTCTTATAGCGTCATAGGAGTAGAGTCCATCCCTTGCCCTGCTTGTAGACTTGATATACCAAGGCTCATAGGACAATCCCAGTTCGTGAGCCACTGCCTGCGCCAAGCGAGTTTTACCGCATCCCGGTTCTCCCTTGAGCAACAGAGGGCGTTTCTCCAGAAAGATGGCGAGGTTGACAGCATTAATCAGTTCCGGCGAGGGCAAGTAAGGGGCGAGTCCGTCCTGCTGGTACTCTTCTGCTGAGATGGGTTTGCCCTTGTAAAACTGCTTGCCACTGGCAGAGAGAACACTTGCTAAATTAACCATTTTGCCAATCCTCCTTCCCAATTATGACCGCAGTGGCAGCAAATTTCTTCATAGACAAATTCAGGAATACCGGCTTCAGACTTCTCTAACAAGACTTGGGAGGTTAACCCAGCAGGCATCTGCACATCGGCAAAGCCCGTCACCATATCAAGCCAATCATCCAGGACATCCGGCGGAAACGGACTAACAGGTGGCAAGTGCAAAGGAATCCGGGGATACTCCGGTTGTTCGCATTGCTTTGCTAGCACAATATTTGACTGACAAACTCTGCCGCTATTGTCTACCAAGAACATTAACAGGTGTGTCCCCTCTGGAGTCGGACAGCAATCTGTCTTAACTTTTTCCACCAGCGGTTCCCAGAATTCCTGAAGCCACTCCCCCAGAACCTTTGGCAGCATATAGTCCACCGTGTAGAAAATAAAAATAACATCTTGAGTGAGGAGGCGATCGCAAACTCTCTCAATAATCTGATTTGGTTCAGCATCTTTCTGCAAACCAAACCAAGACGTGAGTTGCCGCCACAGGTGGGGGATACTCCTCCCTACACCGTTGTGGCTCACATCAACCTTGATGGGCGAAATATTCTTCCATTGTGGCTTCAACCGGAATAGCCGAGTAACCAAAAGTTGCTGTCCACAGTAAGGCTCACCGTGAACCAAGAAAGCAGCACTTCGGTGCAAAGTCATGACTGTTTTTACCAACCGCACCTGCTGCTTAAAGTCCATTTGTAGCAGAAGATCAAAAAGTAAATGAGGCGGCGTTTGAATCGGTAGAAATTCTGCTTGTGTTTGAACTTCTACAATGAGTTCATCAATGCGTCCTTGTTTATCTACACCCACATATTGACGAATTTCAATCAACAACGCACAAAGCGCGGGTTTGCCAGAAGTAATTTCACCGAAATCATGAAGTTTCTTGACCATATCGGTGATGAAATTATCCACAGGCATATCCCAATCCAAACGATTTAGAACTGCTGCATTAAGCAGTGCCCTATTCAAATATCCTCGACGCTCCTTTTTGTCCTCCATATGGGGTCTGAGCAGAGGCAATAATTTTTGAATGATATCGTTACTTATTGCCATTACCTAACTACGCCTTCAATCGGGTGTAAATCTCCGGCACGTTGTTCTTCAGGTCATTCAACACGGCAATCATACTCGTACCTGCATTGCGTAAATAACGTCGCTGTGTACTCGGCTCAAGCAACATCCCACCACTATGATGAATCGCAATCACCTGAAAGTCATCGTCAAACACGGGTGAACCTGACGAGCCAGGTAAGGTACTCGTGGTATATTGCACCACGTTGGCATCAGCATAAGCGATAAAGTTATTCTGCATCGAGATTTTTTTCAGGTGTCCACCTGGATGCTGAATAATGGCTACGCGATCGTCTCTCCGCATTTGCTTACTCTTAAGGACAAGGGGACTGCCAAAGTCTGGCAAATCTTTTAGGGGTACGACTGTAAAGTCTAATTCAGCATTTGTATAAAACGTACCCCCCGGTAACGCCTGAACAGTCTGTGTGGAGCATTCTTTCCCGTTGCTATCCAGTTGGTAATTGAAGGTATATTCAGTCTTTTCAGCTTGCTCCTGACTGGCGATGACGTGATTGTTGGTTATCAATAAATCTGGTGCAATCATAAAACCCGTACCCGCAGCCTGTCGTCCCCTTTCCGTTGGTACGCGCAGATGAACCACAGCTTTCGCTGCCTCAAGAGCCAGGTTCAAAATGTAAATGTGGCGTAGGGTATCTTCTCCAATAATCTGTTCCTGTACATCAGTCACACTGCTCGTTCCCCGCCATCGGTCAATCAATCGGCTGGGGCTGACTGGGACATCGAGGGGATACTTTTGAAATAGCTCCAAAATAAAGCCTGAATCTTTATCGCCAGTAAAGGGCTGAATGTAATTGAGGAAGACGCTTAAGGCTTCTTTCCCGTAAGCCACTTGTCCGAATTGGGACAAGAAGCGTACTACTTCCACGGAGACAGCCATCGGAGTACCATCCAAATCTAGCCTTGCTAGGATTACATCCACCTGGGGTACACCTTCCAACGCCCCCGCCACTAGACGGCGGCGATCGCGCACATTCGCAAAGTCGGGTAAGTTCTGAACAATATGGGTCAGTCGTCGGAAGTCAGGCTGCTCTAGCTGAACGGTCACAGTTATTGCTCCTCTTAAAGGGCCGTTTTACATTTGGGCTTTTCCTATCGTCATGGAAAATCTAGCATCAGTTTAGCTACTACAATCGTGCCACTTTGGTCGATTTTTTTCTTTTGCTAAAAGAATGCCGGACTCTAAGAATAATTCCGGTAAAGCGTATATGAAGCACGTCATTCTTAAATTAAGTTTTTTTCGATATGTCACCTGCCTATCAAAGATTCATAGATTCTTTAACTAGTCTTCTAAACGAAGGAGTCCCTCTCAATGAAGCTGTTCAGTCCCTCAATCAACAATATGGTGAGCTTGCCGATAAGGCTGCTCAAAACTTGCTAGAAAAACAAGCTCTTGAAAAAGCTCTCCGAAACTGCCAAAGATGTCTTAAAAATAGGTCTTAGTTGACTCACGATAGCTGAAGGGGGGACATGGAACTGAGGTAGTGCTAAGATCGTCATTGTCATTAGACATTAATTAATGAGAATAAAAAACTAATCTAATTATAGCACAAAGCGACTTGACAAGCCTCCAGATAAGGGTTTGCGCTTGTTGTCCCCCCTTCAGTCACGATAGTCTTTGTATTAAATAGGTGATACAAGCTTTTAGCTCTGTGGCTGCTTGGCTAGACAGAGAATCAGGAATTCTTTGATCTTTGATATAGCTGAATGACATTGTATAAGCATAGACAGGTAAGGTTTGGAACTTAGGCTCCTCTATAAGATCGTATTTACCCCAAGTTAAACACCAAGATATCTGTTCTAGATACTTTTCAATTTCCCAATAGAAATCATCTATTTGATCGGTTGAAAACGCTGTTTTTAGCTCTTTGTACTCATCTAAGGCAGCA of Ancylothrix sp. D3o contains these proteins:
- a CDS encoding MoxR family ATPase, producing the protein MVNLASVLSASGKQFYKGKPISAEEYQQDGLAPYLPSPELINAVNLAIFLEKRPLLLKGEPGCGKTRLAQAVAHELGLSYEPWYIKSTSRARDGLYSYDAIRRLHDAQLVRMGEESKSKVDNLDNYIQLGPLGRAFENPQRSVVLIDEIDKADIDFPNDLLRELDEQKFTIEETGKEVKANYPPIVFVTSNDEKDLPDAFLRRCLFYYIEFPYSQLSKIVKAHFPESPRDVVEAAVKRFTELRRKMEKGKSGKKVSTSELLDWFAVLHQFPKDEVLKQLEGELPFPEVLLKKWEDHLRYLKYEA
- a CDS encoding XRE family transcriptional regulator, whose protein sequence is MAISNDIIQKLLPLLRPHMEDKKERRGYLNRALLNAAVLNRLDWDMPVDNFITDMVKKLHDFGEITSGKPALCALLIEIRQYVGVDKQGRIDELIVEVQTQAEFLPIQTPPHLLFDLLLQMDFKQQVRLVKTVMTLHRSAAFLVHGEPYCGQQLLVTRLFRLKPQWKNISPIKVDVSHNGVGRSIPHLWRQLTSWFGLQKDAEPNQIIERVCDRLLTQDVIFIFYTVDYMLPKVLGEWLQEFWEPLVEKVKTDCCPTPEGTHLLMFLVDNSGRVCQSNIVLAKQCEQPEYPRIPLHLPPVSPFPPDVLDDWLDMVTGFADVQMPAGLTSQVLLEKSEAGIPEFVYEEICCHCGHNWEGGLAKWLI
- a CDS encoding serine protease yields the protein MTVQLEQPDFRRLTHIVQNLPDFANVRDRRRLVAGALEGVPQVDVILARLDLDGTPMAVSVEVVRFLSQFGQVAYGKEALSVFLNYIQPFTGDKDSGFILELFQKYPLDVPVSPSRLIDRWRGTSSVTDVQEQIIGEDTLRHIYILNLALEAAKAVVHLRVPTERGRQAAGTGFMIAPDLLITNNHVIASQEQAEKTEYTFNYQLDSNGKECSTQTVQALPGGTFYTNAELDFTVVPLKDLPDFGSPLVLKSKQMRRDDRVAIIQHPGGHLKKISMQNNFIAYADANVVQYTTSTLPGSSGSPVFDDDFQVIAIHHSGGMLLEPSTQRRYLRNAGTSMIAVLNDLKNNVPEIYTRLKA